Below is a genomic region from Mucilaginibacter auburnensis.
TTTGTAGAACCACAACTTTTCCACCTGAGACAATAGCGTCCTCTGCCTTAACCGCTGCAGACACGGTTTTCAACGCATTGACATCATAAAGCGTACTTGACTTACTCTCAACAAAACGTTTGGGAAGCGGTTGCGCCAGCGTTATGGTAGCCGAAAACATTACTATGCTTAAGCCTAAAGCAAATTGCCTTTTTTTCATGGCTGTTATTTTTACTTACCGTCCGGGATTATTCTTTTTGAAATACAGGTTGAAATACAACAACTGATAGCTTATGGAGTTTGACCAATACTGCCAATTATGCGCACCCGGCCGAACAATAAAATCGTGCTCTATATTGCGTTCAACCATTTTATCGTGCAGTTCGGTGTTTACCTTGTAAAAGAAATCCTCAGTACCGCAGTCAAAAATAATGGCGAGTGATTTAGGAGTTATCAGGTGTAGTAGATTGGTAACGGTGTATTTCTCCCACACATCCGGATTTTCTGCATAGTTGCCTAAACGTTTTGCCATATCCCAGTTTTTAGGGAACGGTCTGATATCAACGCCACCGCTGGTGCTGCCTGCCGCGCCATAAATATCCTGGTGCCTGATACCTAAGTATAAGCCGCCGTGCCCTCCCATACTTAAGCCGGTAATGGCCCTGCCTGTGCGGCTTTTAATGGTTTTATAGTTTTTGTCAACATAGGCCACCAACTCTTTAGAAACATAGGTATCGTATTTGTAAGTAGGGTCAACAGGACTATCCCAATACCAGCTGGTAACGCCGCCATCGGCACAAACAACTATCATGTTATAAGCATCAACGCTTTCCTTTACAGCGGGAGCGCTGCGTGCCCAATCTTTGTAGCTACCGCCTGCTCCGTGCAACAAATAAACCACCGGGTATTCTTTTCCCGCGGAGTAACTATCCGGCGTGATAACCAGGGCGTTGATTTTTTTCTTCATCGCGTCGCTGTAGGTTTCTACAGAATCAACCTTAGCGGCCTTAACATTTATTGCAAAAATGCCGAGGCAAAAAAACAGGAGCAGGTTTTTCTTCATTTTTAGGTTTAGTTTATCGGGTGGTTATTTTGAGTACGCTTTTACAGTTTGTTTTGATACGCCTAAGCCCTCAATTCCCAATTCCATCACATCACCTGCTTGTAAGTAGGCTTGCGGGGTCATGCCCATAGCCACGCCCGCCGGTGTACCGGTGGTGATCACATCGCCGGGCAACAGGGTCATGAACTTACTTACGTAAGCAATTACAAAAGGCACATTAAATATAAAGTTGGCAGTGGTGCCGTTCTGCATCATTTTGCCGTTAACAGATAACCACAATTTCAGGTTGCCTGAATCGGGTATCTCATCGGCAGTTGCCATAAACGGACCAATTGGCGCGAAGGTATCGCAACCTTTGCCCTTATCCCAGGTACCGCCACGCTCCAACTGAAACTCACGTTCAGAAATATCGTTATGCAGCGTATAACCTGCTACATACTCTAAAGCTTCTGCTTCTTCCACATAACTTGCTTTTTTTCCAATAACAACAGCAAGTTCAACTTCCCAGTCTACCTTTTTAGCATCACGCGGTATAATCACGTCATCAAACGGACCAATAATAGCGCTGGTAGCTTTCATAAATATTACCGGCTCGGCAGGCGGCGTAGCGCCTGTTTCTTTGGCATGGTCGGCGTAGTTCAGACCAATACAGATCAACTTTGAAGGTCTGCCCAACGGACTACCCCAACGCTCACCATCAGCAATTTCAGTAAGGCTGCCTTCGTTATCACTCACAAACTTTGCTAAGCGGGTTAAGCCGTCGTTATCAAAAAAGGCCTCGTTATAATCCTCGCCAAAAGCAGAGGTATCATATCTTTTATCATTTAAAATTACGCCTGTTTTCTCTTTACCGGCAGCACCCCATCTTATTAATTTCATTATTTGTATAGTTTATCTGGTGATTATTGGCAATGGCAGCAATATAACACACACATGTTATTGCCAATGCTTTGTGTATGCCGATAAAGCTATTACAAATTTTAAAATAAGTGAAATTTGACTGTAATTTGTGACGTTTACTCTGCCTGCTCTTCTTTTTTCAAAGCCACACGCTCCTTCTTAATGTCTATCTTTATTATAGCGTAAATGCTCATATACATATTGGCTATCCACACTACAGAGAAGCCAGCCAGCAAATACCCGCGCCAATCGGGCAGCAGGAATTTGAAGCCGGTTAGTATCAGCATGAAAATGGTTACATAATGGCTAAAACAATATTCGCAGGTAAACAGGTAAAAAAACTTGCGGGCCGCTATGCTTTTACAATTTGTACTCTGTTGCACACAATACTCGCGGGGCTCGCGAAAAACCTCTTCGTGAGTTACCGTCCATGCAATACACGCTGTTGGTATTGCTAACAGAAAAAGCCAGGCAACCTGGACAGATAATACGGGCATAGTGTTGTGTGTTAGGCAAGTGCTAACACAATTTTAGTACCAAGAATACTAAGGCTTTATCAAAAATCCGCGCTCATAAAAAGCGTTATCCGCTTTTTGCTGTTTGTGGATGTCCCTGTCGAAGATCTTGTTGAGGTTATTGCCGGCAAGGTCTTCCAAACGCGAGTTGACATGTAATTTATAACTTCCTGCTTTCCAATTTTCGGCAGGCGTAAATTTCCATGCTTTATCTCTTGCCAACAGCTCAACATTACCTTTTATACTCCCACCTTCTGAAGACATGATGCTGATAGACTCCTGTAAAAGGTAATGGTCCAAAGCCTGCTCAAAAGATACATACAGCGGCTGTTTAGTACCGGCTTCAGGTGTTTGAATATGCCATTTTTCAATATCTAAACGCTGGTCGGTACGACTGGTAGCGATAAACTTTTTTGAAAAACTCTGTTTGAGTTTAAGTCCCCGGTGGTCTTTCCATTCACCGGTTATCACCAGCTCATAGTGCTGATTTTTTTGCAGCGGATTACCTAATTGTTTATTCAGCACTAAGTCGCGTTTTATCCGTCCCGGATCTATCCATAAAGTTAATACCCTGTCGTTATCTCCCCAGAGCTCAGGCTGCAGGTTAAGGAATATCCTGTCGAGGGTATCGCGGTTTTTATCCAGTAAGTAAACGTGCTCAAGCGCGTTACCGGTTTGCATAGGTTCAGAAAACTGAATGTACAACTTCAGCAAATTTTCGGGAACAGTATCTGCCAAGGGATAAACGGCTACTACTTCGGGTTGTTTTTTACCGGTATTATCAGGAACTTTTACTTTTCCCACTACCCTGTTTTGCTGCAAAACGCCATACTCCATCCCCGGCGATAGCGGAATAAGCGGATGAAACAACATACCTGTATGAGTTTGTATGAACGCGCCCAACACTTCGCGGTCGCTACCGTTCAGTGAAACGGTAAGCGGAAACCTGTCAACATCCTGTACAAGATATTTTGGGATAAATATGCTTTTAGCCCGGCCGTTCTCCCACTCAATGCTAACATTATCAGCAGTTTTACTTTGGCAAGCCGCAACTAATAGCAAAAAAAACACCAGGCTATATTGATATAACCTGGTGCGCATTATAAAAAGTAACTTATATGTTTTTGCCATCTGAGGTCCAAAGGTCAACATCGCCGTTGGCTTTTTTCTGTATAACAACAGCTCGGCCGTCATCCAGTTTATCTAACTGTAAAACTTTCTCGAAAGGTAACTTAGTAAAAGCGGTGCCGCCTGTGCCGGGTATTGGCGCGGTTAACGACTCCTTAAATTGTTTAATATCGTTGTAACTAACTTTTGCAGCAGGGCGGTTGCTGTTAGCCATCACCAGGTATTTCTGACCGCCTTCTGTTAACCATATCATATCTGACGGGGTATTCATGTTACCCATTTCGGCAATGGTACGGCCTTTAACATGTGCGCCTGCTTTTAGCTCATCCATAGGGAAAAGCACCAGTGGCGTGCAGGTATAACTGGCTACTATGTAGTTTTTACCATCAATGGTAGTTGTATTGAAAGTACGTATAGGCGAAGTGGTTTCATAACGGCCATGAGAGGTATGGTACATTTCTAAACTGGCCTGATCTTCCTGCTTTGAGGTGAACGGAAAGCTTATGGTGCGGAATGACGAGCTGAACTCTTTATTGCTCAAACCGCTTAGCATTAACTTGCCATCTGCAAAACCCATGTCAGAGATAGAGGTAACACGCAAAGATGCACCGCGACGGTCTTTTTCATCAGGGCCGGCTACGTTGTTGAGGGTAACTGTTGAGAAGTTTATATCTTTTAATGACACCGCTTTGATCTGGTTATCTGCACCCATTGAAAGCAATACCGGTGTACCATCAGCGCTCTTTACAGCCACATACAGGTTTTTTGATACCGGGTTAACGGCCATATCTGTTATGGTGATATTCTCTTTGGTTGTACCTAAAGCCGCTGCAATTTTCTCATCAATTTTTGGCAGATCAAAAGCTTTAACGGTTGACGGCTTTTTGGTGTCTTTGGTATCAAAAGCAATAACGCTTGCATTTTCGGCATCACCTATAAACAATACGCCATTGGGTCCAAAAGTAAGCGCGGCAATTGATTTAACCTGCGGCGATCCTGTTACAAAGCCGTAAGGCAGGGCAGGTTTGCGATTAACGCCTGCAAAGAGCAGCACACCAGCTAAGGCAGCAGTACTCATTAAATAGATCTTTTTCATCGTATTAAATGATTAATAGGTTTCTTTTTAGATTTTCAAACAGGTTTATAACAAATATAATAGATGGCCACCTGCTATTGTTTCACCAAAATACTGATAACAAGAATATTACAAACGGCACAGGCGCTCAAAAATCTCAGCATGATGCGGGTACTGCTCAATCACCTCGGCTTTTTTAGCCATTTTAAACTCAGTAAATTCAAAGCCCGGCGCAACAGCGCAACTGGCTAAACCATAACCGCTTTGATCTGTAAGTTCGGCGGCAAACCATTGGCCGGCCTCAACTATTACCTGCATATTACCGCTTGGCTCATCAGATAGTTCATGCGTAGTTAATACCCCGTTGCTATCAATTACATGTATGTGAAAAGGTATCCCTTTATGGAAATACCAGATCTCGTCTGACTCAATTTTGTGAAAGCCGGAAAAATCCTTTCCGCTTATTAAATAATAAATGGATGTAAGCGCCTGCTTTAGTCCGCCCGCGGGATTGCGCGTTACCTGTTTGGCAGAGCGATATACTTCTTTATAAAAGCCACCTTCGGGATGGGGATGCAAGTGGAGATGCTTCACCCAGTAGTGCGCGTCTTCTATTACCATAATCAGTTAAAATTGGACAACTAATGTAGTGACATTTAACACATAACATCAAGTGCCTAAAGAAATAAACGCACTACTTTTTTGCGTATTGCCTGTAATTGATGAGCAACACGCTCAATAAAATTACCGCCAGGCCCAATATTTTTAACCACGATATCACTTCGTTGCCTATAAAAACACCTAAAACTACCGCTATAACCGGATTAACATAGGCGTGGGTACTTACCTGTGTTGCAGGCCTTACCGAAAGCAACCAAACGTAAGCCGTAAATGCAATAATGGAACCGAATACTATTAAATAAGCTATGGCTAACCATGCGTGTGCCGGCACCGTAGCAGGGTTAAAACCAGCAAACTCATTGTGAATGGCACTTACAGGGACATAAGCAATACCGGCTGCCATCATTTGCCAGGCCGTTGTTACCCGTGCCGGGCCTGTACCGGGTCTTCTTTTAGCATACAAACCGCCCCAGGCCCACGCCGCCGGACCAAATATGAGCAGTACCAGACTTATCAACTGTTCGTTACTGAAATCGCCTTCTAACGAGGCTGCAATGGCTTCGCCGAATAAAAGCAATACGCCTGCAAAACCAATTATCAATCCCCAGATGGTGCTGCGGGTAGTGAAATTTGTTTTCCAGTTGGGTTTATCCAGTATAACAAACCAAAGCGGACTAATAGCTATCACAATAGCCACCATAGCACTGGGCAATGTACGCTCCGCCCAAATTACAATACCCATACTAACTACCAGCATGAGGCAACCGCTGTAAGCCGCTACGCCCACATCCTTTTGTATCCAAAGCTTATCGCCTTTTAATGCACAGATGGATAGCATTATACTGCCTGCAATTATAAACCGCACAGCTCCCATTAAAAACGGTGGGAAACCGTTAATGGCCATCTGTATAAAAAAGTAAGTTGAACCCCAAACCACATAAACTATCGCGAAGGCAATAATTACCCATAATGGAGATGCGTGTTTGGTTGCGGAGGACATTGTGCAGTTAATGATCGATACTGCAATATGACGATAATAGATGGCAATAACAATTGCTAACTTCATGTGCAGGTAAAAGTAAAACTGTTCCAGATAGATGGCTCAGAGCCCTGTGAGCCTCCGTGAGCCCCTGTGAGCCCCTGTGAGCCCCTGTGAGCCGGGGTAAATAATCAGTAATTACATGCTATATTGGTGCCATAATTAATACATAATGACAAAAGAAAAAAAGCTCATTCTGTTACTGCTTATTACGTCGTTGATGGGATATATGGAATGGGGCGGCAACAATCATATTTTTTTAGCGCAGGCGGAAGTGGAGGCCTTTAAAAATTTGTTTAGTAACCCAACTTCGGCGCTACATCCATTTATATTGATTCCTTTTGCCGGGCAGGTTTTGCTGTTGGTTAACTTACTACGTAAACAACCACATAAAGCTTTTACTTACATTGGTACCGCCTGCCTTGGCATATTGCTGGGCTTTATGTTTATCATTGGCGTAACCACAGTTCATTTCAAGATCATTATCTCTACCCTGCCTTTTCTAATTACCGCTGTGGTGATGGTGAGGTATTACAGGGAGTTGGGGGTGGAGTAAGGGGTCAAATTACTCACCCGGTCTACGCTGCGCCGGACCGCCCTCTCTTCGCCTGCGGCGTAAAGAGGGCTGATAAATACAAATCCATTCCCTCTTTTGCGCAGCAGAGAGGGGTGACAAGCATAGCGATGTCGGGGTGAGTAAACTTAATAATCATCCACATCAAACCTGTAGTTTTTGAAATAATAGTGCCTGTCCTCTTCAGTAATTTCCCGCAGAACCCGTGCAGGGTTACCTGCGGCTATTACATTATCAGGTAGATCTTTAGTCACCACGCTATTGGAGCCTACCACCACATTGTTGCCAATGCGAACACCGGGATTCACCACAACGTTGGCACCCAGCCAAACGCTATCGCCAATGTGTATCTCAATACCGTATTCGTAACCGGTATTGCGCGAATCGGGATGTATGGGATGGCCTGCTGTAGATACGGTTACATTAGGGCCAAACATGGCGTTATTGCCTATGGTTACCTTGGCAACATCCAGTATAACGCAGTTAAAGTTGGCAAAAAAATTATCGCCTACCTCAATGTGGCGGCCATAATCGCAGCTAAAGGGTGCCATTATTTTTACATTTTTACCGGCTTTGCCTAAAATATCGCGGGTGTACTCTTCTACCTTCTCCAACTCGTCGGGCGGGCAATGGTTAAATTTATATACACGCTTACGGTTAGCCAGTTGTTCTTCAGGCAATCCATCTAACCAAGCTTTGTAAGGTAAGCCTGCCAACATTCTCTCTTTATGATTCATAGGTGTGCGTATTAATGTGCAATAAACTTAAAACAATTAAGAAACCAGGCGTAAAAAAAATACAATTAATTTAACTAACCAATTAGTTAAATACTTATATTAGCTATTGCAAAGCGATTTTTGCTTTAAAATATTTAAATTTAAACCTTATCACAATTACAATGAATGTAAAGCGCATTTTAGCCGCGCTGGTGCTTGTTATGGCCTCGGTGCAGCTGGCTTATCCGCAAAGCCGCATTATAACCAAAGCTTTTTTAACCGGGCATATTAACTATACCCGCGATACCTCTTTCATCAAGATCAGTCATAAATACACCGATAGGAAGGTGTACCTGCAAAAAGCAACCTATGCGGCTTATCAAAAAATGTATACCGCCGCATTAAAGGATGGCGTTGTGTTGAGCGTGATATCGGGCACGCGCTCGTTTTATGATCAGCATTACAAATGGTACTCCAAATGGTCTGACCCTGAATTTGCAGGCATTAAAGACAAAAAGCAGAAAGCCCAAAAACTGCTTAGCTGGTGGTCAATGCCCGGCACATCACGGCACCACTGGGGTACAGACATGGATCTGGTAAATCTTAGTCCGGCATTCTACACTACTCCGGCGGGCAAAAAAATCTATAACTGGCTGGTAAATAATGCCAATAAGTTCGGCTTCTATCAGCCCTTTAATGCAGGTCGGCCTACCGGGTATAAAGAGGAAAAATGGCACTGGAGCTATTTGCCTTTAGCTAAGATATATTTACAGGAGTACACCCGGCAAATTACTTATGCGGACATTAACGGTTTCCCCGGAAGCGAGGCGGCTAAAGAGTTAGATGTAATAAAAAGCCAGGTTTTGGCTATAAACCTGGCTTGTAAGTAAAATTGTACTTTGATTTGTCATGCTGAATGCAATGAAGCATCTTGTAAATTTTGCTAACCACTTAGTCAGCATGGTGGATAAGATGCTTCACTGCGTTCAGCATGACAGCGGGATATACATTCTTATCCCAACAAATTCTTCCAGCTTACCAGGTCACCAATGATCTTTTCCAGTTGGTCAGCCGGAACACGTTCCTGCTGCATGGTATCGCGGTGACGGATGGTTACCGTGTTATCTTCCAACGTTTGGTGGTCAACTGTGATACAAAATGGTGTACCAATAGCATCCTGACGGCGGTAACGTTTGCCTATGGCATCTTTTTCCTCGTATTGCAGGTTAAAATCCAACTTCAACTTATCCATTATCTCGCGGGCTTTTTCAGGCAGACCATCTTTTTTGGTCAGCGGGAAAATAGCGGCTTTAACCGGCGCTAAGCAAGGGTGCAGGCGTAATACGGTGCGGCTATCTTGTTTCTCAGGTGTGCTCAGGTCCTCTTCCTCGTAAGCATTAATCATAGTTAACAAGAACATACGATCCAAACCTATTGAGGTTTCAATTACATAAGGTACATAGTTGCCGTAAGGTTTGCCATTCTCGTCTAACTCCGGATCAAAGTACTGCATTTTTTTGCCTGAGAATTGTTGATGCTGACTCAGGTCAAAATCTGTACGGCTATGTATACCTTCCACCTCTTTAAAGCCGAACGGGAACTCAAATTCAATATCATAAGCGGCATCAGCATAGTGTGCCAGCTTGGTGTGCTCGTGGTAACGGTATTTGGCAGCATCTGTACCTAAGGCCAGGTGCCATTGTAAACGGGTTTCTTTCCATTTGTTAAACCAATCTTTCTGCGTACCGGGGCGAACAAAGAACTGCATCTCCATCTGCTCAAACTCACGCATACGGATGATGAACTGGCGGGCAATTACCTCGTTACGGAAAGCCTTACCAATTTGCGCAATACCAAACGGAATTTTCATCCTGCCCGATTTTTGCACGTTCAAATAGTTCACAAATATGCCCTGTGCTGTTTCGGGACGCAGGTAAACCACATCAGCCTCATCGGCAACGGCGCCCATTTGCGTACTGAACATCAGGTTAAACTGGCGCACTTCGGTCCAGTTGGCGGTACCGCTTATAGGGCATTTAATATCGTGTCCAATCACCAGTTCGCGCAGGCGTGGCAGGTTCTCGGCTTTAAGGGCCTCATCCATTTCTTTTTGCAGTTCTTCAGCAAGGTCGGTTTTGCCTTCCTCATCATATTTGGCAATGCGGTCCTCTAATAACTGGTCGGCACGGTAGCGTTTTTTTGAATCTTTGTTGTCGATCATTGGGTCGCTAAAACCATCAACGTGACCGCTGGCCTTCCATATTTTAGGGTGCATAAATATGGCCGAGTCAATACCAACAATGTTCTCGTTAAGCTGCACCATGGCTTTCCACCAGTAGGTTTTAATGTTGTTCTTCAACTCGGCACCATTTTGCCCATAGTCATAAACAGCGCTCAGGCCATCGTATATCTCGCTTGAAGGAAAAACAAAGCCATACTCTTTGGCGTGTGCTATAACGTTTTTAAAAACTTCGTCGGTATTTTTACTCATAATGGCGCAAATATATATTTTTTGGGGGTTAGTTTGTCTGAACTATGATTTATAGGATTAATCTGAACTAAGATTAATTGGATAAGCAGGATGATAGGATTTAAGCAGATGTAATTGTCTAAACTAAGATTAATAGGATTTGGGGATTAAAAGATTCGTTTCCTAACATCTTATTAATCTTAAAAATCATAGTTCAGACAATTGACAATCATCATATTTCAAATCAAGTAGCGTACCTATCTTTATTTCTTAGTATGGAAAAATATTCGCTATTTGTATTGCTGGCGTTCCTGTCTGAGATCATCGGCACTGTTTCGGGTTTTGGGTCGTCCATCCTGTTTGTTCCGGTAGCTTCTTTGTTTTTTGATTTTAAAACGGTGCTAGGCATTACGGCCGTTTTTCATGTATTCAGTAACCTGTCAAAAATTACGCTGTTCAGGCAAGGTATTAATAAAGAAATAGCTTTAAAATTGGGCGTTCCGGCAGTTGCATTTGTGTTGTTGGGTGCCTGGCTTACCACTTTTTTGCCTACTCGTCCACTACAATTAATGATGAATGTTGGCCTGGTGATATTGTCTGTTTACCTTGCTATTAACTTCAATAAAACCATTAAGCAAAGCAATGGCAATTTATACATAGGTGGAGCCGCTTCGGGTTTTTTAGCCGGACTAACAGGTACAGGCGGCGCGGTGCGTGGTATAACATTGGCAGCATTTGGCCTGCCAAAGGCTGTGTTTATAGCTACCTCGGCATTGATTGATCTGGGGGTTGACAGCAGCCGCGCGGCAGTATATGTAAGTAATGGCTATTTCAAAACCGAATACCTGTTTTTGATACCTTTCCTCATAGGCATCAGCATTGCAGGTAGTTACATAGGTAAACTCATACTGGCCCGCACCTCCGAAAAGGTATTTAAATACATTGTGCTGGTGGTAATTATTGGTATATCGACAGTTGAAGCGGTGAGAGCACTTATTTGATTGTCTGGATTAGGATTTAAGCGATTCCAGTTCTCTGAACCTTGGTTAATAGGATTTGGGGATTAAAAGATTTGTTTCCTATCATCCAATTAATCTTAAAAATCATAGTTCAGACAAATCCTCAAATCATGAAAATCAAGGTTCAGACAGCTACCTTTTACTCTTAAAAAAACTCCTCACCAGCTCCGCGCATTCATTTTCGCGGATGCCACCTTCAATAATGGTTTTTGGGTGCGTAATTTTTTGGTTAAGCCTGCCAAAACCCATGCGCGGGTCATAGGCGCCAAATACTATTCTGCCCACCTGGAACCAGTAAGAGGCGCCGGCGCACATTACGCAAGGTTCCATGGTAACGTACAAGGTGCATTCTTTTAGATACTTGCCACCCATAAAGTTGGCTGCTGCGGTAAGCGCCTGCATTTCGGCATGGGCCGATACATCATTAAGGCGTTCGGTAAGGTTATGCCCTCTACCGATGATCTGCCCTTTGCATACCACAACCGCGCCAATGGGTATCTCATCTTCGGCTAAGGCGAGTTTGGCCTCTTTGAGGGCCTCGTTCATAAAAAAATCGTCGGGCTTTACCGCTGGCTCATCGCCGAAGCTTACGTATCTCATATTATCTGTTAGCGATGGGTTTAAAACCCATCGCTATGTATTGGTTATTAAACTAACTTACTTCCATTAGGCACCTGCTTATCAATAGCTGCCAATACAATATCACCATTCTCATCGGCAAAGCCGGTTACCAAAAACTCCGACATAAAGTTGGCTATCTGCTTTTTAGGGAAGTTTATAACACCCATTATCTGCCTGCCGGGCAATTGTTCTTTTGTATAATGTTTGGTTATTTGCGCGCTCGACCATTTGATGCCGAACTCGCCAAAGTCAACCTGCAATTTATAAGCTGGCTTTCTGACTTCGGGAAAATCAAGTACCTGCAATATAGTGCCTGCCCTCAGTTCCACACGTTCAAAATCATTCCAGTTGATGGTTTCCATAGTGGGGCAAAGATAAATGCCATACAACCGCATTCAACAAAAAGTATATTTTTTTGTTAAGCGCTTATGGAAACCGGTGCTTCCTCGCATCCTATCTATAAAAACAAAGCATATGAAAAAGTTAAGTATATTAGTAATTGCCCTTACAGTAAGTGTATTATCAGGATTTGCGCAGAATGTTGACCTGCGTGCTAAAATTGAAGTTAGCGGCGTAGCCGAGCGCGAAGTTACGCCCGACATCATCAATGTATCTATCTCTTTAAAAGAGTACATGGATGGCAAAAAGAAGATCACCATCAGCGAGTTGGAGCAGCAACTGGAAAAAGCGGTGCAGGCAGCGGGTATTGCTAAAGAGGATTTCAGGATCAACAACCTGTCTTCCTACAACTTTATTGACCCTAAAAAGAAAACACCTGAATTTTTAGCCTCTAAACAATATGGCATACGCTTCCGCGACCTGAATAAATTTAACCAGGTAATAAGCAAAGTTGATGCTAAAGGCATACAGTACACAAATATTGACAGCTACGACTATTCAAAAATTGAGTACCTGCGTAACGAATTAAAATTACAGGCGCTGGTTGCTGCCAAAACCAAAGCCACCTTTATGCTGAACGGTATTGGCGAAAAATTGGGCTGGCCGTTAAGCATCACCGAGGTTGAAGATAACAATTTCCCTCAGCCACGCAAT
It encodes:
- a CDS encoding sulfite exporter TauE/SafE family protein; translation: MEKYSLFVLLAFLSEIIGTVSGFGSSILFVPVASLFFDFKTVLGITAVFHVFSNLSKITLFRQGINKEIALKLGVPAVAFVLLGAWLTTFLPTRPLQLMMNVGLVILSVYLAINFNKTIKQSNGNLYIGGAASGFLAGLTGTGGAVRGITLAAFGLPKAVFIATSALIDLGVDSSRAAVYVSNGYFKTEYLFLIPFLIGISIAGSYIGKLILARTSEKVFKYIVLVVIIGISTVEAVRALI
- a CDS encoding nucleoside deaminase, encoding MRYVSFGDEPAVKPDDFFMNEALKEAKLALAEDEIPIGAVVVCKGQIIGRGHNLTERLNDVSAHAEMQALTAAANFMGGKYLKECTLYVTMEPCVMCAGASYWFQVGRIVFGAYDPRMGFGRLNQKITHPKTIIEGGIRENECAELVRSFFKSKR
- a CDS encoding tRNA-binding protein, which produces METINWNDFERVELRAGTILQVLDFPEVRKPAYKLQVDFGEFGIKWSSAQITKHYTKEQLPGRQIMGVINFPKKQIANFMSEFLVTGFADENGDIVLAAIDKQVPNGSKLV
- a CDS encoding SIMPL domain-containing protein, whose product is MKKLSILVIALTVSVLSGFAQNVDLRAKIEVSGVAEREVTPDIINVSISLKEYMDGKKKITISELEQQLEKAVQAAGIAKEDFRINNLSSYNFIDPKKKTPEFLASKQYGIRFRDLNKFNQVISKVDAKGIQYTNIDSYDYSKIEYLRNELKLQALVAAKTKATFMLNGIGEKLGWPLSITEVEDNNFPQPRNVMYMARDQAANGAADVPESDIDIKTIKLTYRVNAVFGISGR